The following proteins are encoded in a genomic region of Roseisolibacter agri:
- the ptsP gene encoding phosphoenolpyruvate--protein phosphotransferase yields the protein MSVRFSGIPASPGIVVGPVHLLRWEVPDVPHRIVGDDHVDEELARLHDAFARARERLQLVRARAERHAGPEEAAIFDVQLSILQDVSLVEHVDSLIRQNLGAEKAFDLAMLEWRQNFARHPHAMLRERVGDLVDVHIRVLSILLGLGDHDPVDVPKGACAILVTHDLTPSLTVQLDREAIAAIATDAGTNTSHIAILARSLGLPAVVGLREATARLRGGERAVLDGNAGTLTIAPDAREVEEFRSRALLEEQEAAELRQLAELESVTLDGVRVTLRANVDLPEEADLAATSGAEGVGLMRTEFLVVGRATMPDEEEQYRAYARVVNAFGGRPVVIRTYDVGGDKLPVGGHPTEANPFLGWRAIRMCLDEPELFRAQLRALLRAALHGDVRIMLPLIVGLQEVRDARALMAQAADELRARGVPFRDDVPLGMMVETPAAALAADTFRGAVDFFSIGTNDLVQYTLAVDRGNAQLAPRFTPLHPAVLRLIAHVVRTGGEMGIDVAVCGEMASQPIMAYALVGLGLRQLSVGPRSVLAVKRIVRGVDASEAAQAAQAAMAASTAHDAERILHEALDRAFGRA from the coding sequence GTGAGCGTCCGCTTCTCCGGCATCCCCGCGTCGCCCGGCATCGTCGTCGGGCCGGTGCATCTCCTGCGCTGGGAGGTGCCCGACGTCCCGCACCGCATCGTCGGCGACGACCACGTCGACGAGGAGCTGGCGCGCCTGCACGACGCCTTCGCGCGCGCGCGCGAGCGTCTGCAGCTGGTGCGCGCGCGCGCCGAGCGCCACGCGGGCCCGGAGGAGGCGGCGATCTTCGACGTCCAGCTCTCCATCCTGCAGGACGTCTCGCTGGTCGAGCACGTGGACTCGCTGATCCGCCAGAACCTGGGCGCCGAGAAGGCGTTCGACCTGGCGATGCTGGAGTGGCGGCAGAACTTCGCGCGGCATCCGCACGCCATGCTGCGCGAGCGCGTGGGCGACCTGGTGGACGTGCACATCCGCGTGCTCTCCATCCTGCTGGGCCTCGGCGACCACGACCCGGTGGACGTGCCCAAGGGCGCGTGCGCGATCCTCGTCACCCACGACCTCACGCCGTCGCTGACGGTGCAGCTGGACCGCGAGGCGATCGCCGCGATCGCGACCGACGCCGGCACCAACACCTCGCACATCGCCATCCTGGCGCGCTCGCTCGGCCTGCCCGCGGTGGTGGGGCTGCGCGAGGCGACGGCGCGCCTGCGCGGCGGCGAGCGCGCGGTGCTCGACGGCAACGCCGGCACGCTCACCATCGCGCCCGACGCGCGCGAGGTCGAGGAGTTCCGCTCGCGCGCGCTGCTGGAGGAGCAGGAGGCCGCGGAGCTGCGGCAGCTGGCCGAGCTGGAGTCGGTGACGCTGGACGGCGTGCGCGTGACGCTGCGCGCCAACGTCGACCTGCCCGAGGAGGCGGACCTGGCCGCCACCAGCGGCGCCGAGGGCGTGGGGCTGATGCGCACCGAGTTCCTCGTCGTCGGGCGCGCGACGATGCCGGACGAGGAGGAGCAGTACCGCGCCTACGCGCGCGTCGTGAACGCGTTCGGCGGACGCCCGGTCGTCATCCGCACGTACGACGTGGGCGGCGACAAGCTGCCCGTCGGCGGCCATCCCACGGAGGCCAACCCGTTCCTCGGGTGGCGCGCGATCCGGATGTGCCTCGACGAGCCGGAGCTGTTCCGCGCCCAGCTGCGCGCGCTGCTGCGCGCCGCGCTGCACGGCGACGTGCGCATCATGCTGCCGCTGATCGTGGGGCTGCAGGAGGTGCGCGACGCGCGCGCGCTGATGGCGCAGGCGGCCGACGAGCTGCGCGCGCGCGGCGTCCCGTTCCGCGACGACGTGCCCCTGGGCATGATGGTCGAGACGCCGGCGGCGGCGCTCGCGGCGGACACGTTCCGCGGCGCCGTGGACTTCTTCAGCATCGGCACCAACGACCTGGTGCAGTACACGCTGGCGGTCGACCGTGGCAACGCGCAGCTCGCGCCGCGCTTCACGCCGCTGCATCCGGCGGTGCTGCGCCTGATCGCGCACGTCGTGCGCACGGGCGGCGAGATGGGCATCGACGTCGCGGTGTGCGGCGAGATGGCCTCGCAGCCGATCATGGCGTACGCGCTCGTCGGCCTGGGGCTCCGCCAGCTCAGCGTCGGCCCGCGCAGCGTGCTCGCGGTGAAGCGCATCGTGCGCGGCGTCGACGCGTCGGAGGCGGCGCAGGCGGCGCAGGCGGCGATGGCCGCGTCCACCGCGCACGACGCCGAGCGCATCCTCCACGAGGCGCTCGACCGCGCCTTCGGACGGGCCTGA
- a CDS encoding carboxypeptidase-like regulatory domain-containing protein — MPRRLLPTLSATMATLAMLATLLLAPSAARAQQGVIRGRVVTPDATGRPVGAAEVVLPGLERTVRSGEDGAFQVDSVPAGTHEVVARKLGFEPVTRRVTLAAGDTVTLVLALPVRVQALAQVDVRDRAAAPAVRAFERERAIANGGAFISDSLLAKNQHSPMSNVLRRIPGATIVRVPSNSGGYNALGSSRGRQSLRGSKYCFYQIYVDGQRYFAPTSANIEPPPDVDEFKVADYEAIEVYRGAAQTPSQYGGTGAPCGTILFWSRTRVAR; from the coding sequence ATGCCCCGCCGACTCCTCCCGACGCTGTCCGCCACGATGGCGACGCTGGCGATGCTGGCGACGCTGCTGCTCGCGCCGTCCGCCGCCCGGGCCCAGCAGGGGGTGATCCGCGGCAGGGTCGTGACGCCCGACGCCACCGGCCGGCCCGTCGGAGCGGCCGAGGTCGTCCTGCCTGGACTGGAGCGCACCGTGCGGTCCGGCGAGGACGGGGCCTTCCAGGTCGACTCGGTGCCCGCAGGCACGCACGAGGTCGTCGCACGCAAGCTGGGGTTCGAGCCGGTGACCCGCCGCGTCACCCTGGCCGCGGGCGACACCGTCACGCTCGTGCTGGCGCTCCCGGTGCGCGTGCAGGCGCTGGCGCAGGTCGACGTGCGCGACCGGGCAGCGGCGCCGGCAGTTCGCGCCTTCGAACGCGAGCGTGCCATCGCGAACGGCGGCGCCTTCATCAGCGACAGCCTGCTCGCGAAGAACCAGCACTCGCCGATGAGCAACGTGCTGCGCCGCATTCCCGGCGCGACCATCGTGCGCGTCCCCAGCAACAGCGGCGGCTACAACGCGCTCGGCTCCTCGCGTGGCCGGCAGAGCCTGCGGGGCAGCAAGTACTGCTTCTACCAGATCTACGTGGACGGGCAGCGCTACTTCGCGCCGACGTCGGCCAACATCGAGCCCCCGCCGGACGTCGATGAGTTCAAGGTCGCCGACTACGAGGCCATCGAGGTGTACCGCGGCGCCGCGCAGACGCCCAGCCAGTATGGCGGGACGGGTGCGCCGTGCGGCACGATCCTCTTCTGGTCGCGCACGCGGGTCGCGCGCTGA
- a CDS encoding ArsR/SmtB family transcription factor, translating to MNVLDALAALADPIRGRILLALERHELAVGELAAALQLPQSTVSRHLKTLVDAGWVDARAEGASRRYRLLAGSRSAPTGRLWGAVREGIAALPGAAHDAERLRAVLAERRSATRTFFSSSADAWDRLRVELFGARADLLALLALLDDALVIGDLGCGTGAAAEALAPFVRRVIAVDHSREMLALARARLASRGNVELREGDLEALPVDDGELDAALLALVLHHIPDPGAVLAEAARAVRPGGRLLVVDMLPHDREVYRVEMGHAWLGFDRATLDAWVTGAGFEQLRFVPVPPDPAGKGPPLFAASARRRVAVSAPARPVGAPATDVAPPTSDLPSSAESSDPSLPAHAVANGVAH from the coding sequence GTGAACGTCCTCGACGCTCTCGCCGCCCTCGCCGATCCGATCCGCGGACGGATCCTGCTCGCCCTCGAGCGCCACGAGCTGGCGGTCGGGGAGCTGGCGGCGGCGCTGCAACTCCCCCAGTCCACCGTGAGCCGGCATCTCAAGACGCTGGTCGACGCGGGGTGGGTGGACGCGCGGGCCGAGGGCGCGAGCCGTCGCTACCGCCTGCTCGCCGGCTCGCGCTCGGCGCCGACCGGGCGGCTCTGGGGCGCGGTGCGCGAGGGGATCGCCGCGCTGCCCGGCGCCGCGCACGACGCCGAGCGGCTGCGCGCGGTGCTCGCGGAGCGCCGGTCGGCGACGCGGACGTTCTTCTCGTCGTCCGCGGACGCCTGGGACCGCCTGCGGGTCGAGCTGTTCGGCGCGCGCGCCGATCTGCTGGCGCTGCTCGCGCTGCTCGACGACGCGCTCGTGATCGGCGACCTGGGGTGCGGCACCGGCGCCGCGGCCGAGGCGCTCGCGCCGTTCGTGCGTCGCGTCATCGCCGTCGATCACTCGCGCGAGATGCTCGCGCTGGCGCGGGCGCGCCTCGCGAGTCGGGGCAACGTCGAGCTGCGCGAGGGCGACCTCGAGGCGTTGCCCGTGGACGACGGGGAGCTCGACGCCGCGCTGCTCGCGCTGGTGCTGCACCACATCCCCGATCCGGGCGCCGTGCTCGCGGAGGCGGCGCGCGCCGTGCGCCCCGGGGGGCGGCTGCTCGTGGTGGACATGCTCCCGCACGACCGCGAGGTCTACCGCGTCGAGATGGGCCACGCCTGGCTCGGCTTCGACCGCGCGACGCTCGATGCGTGGGTCACGGGGGCGGGGTTCGAGCAGCTGCGCTTCGTGCCCGTGCCACCCGATCCCGCGGGCAAGGGGCCGCCGCTGTTCGCCGCCTCCGCACGCCGTCGCGTGGCGGTGTCCGCGCCCGCGCGTCCCGTGGGTGCGCCGGCCACCGACGTCGCGCCGCCGACTTCCGATTTGCCGTCGTCCGCAGAATCGTCCGATCCGTCTCTTCCCGCGCACGCCGTCGCGAACGGCGTCGCGCACTGA
- the ahcY gene encoding adenosylhomocysteinase, with translation MSTLLEPTAAGVSADRPAFKVADLSLAAWGRNEIRLAEQEMPGLMALRARYAASQPLKGAKIMGSLHMTVQTAVLIETLVALGADVRWVSCNIFSTQDHAAAAVAVGPNGTVDAPNGTPVFAWKGETLEEYWWCTEQALMWPDGTGPNLLLDDGGDATLLVHKGAEYEKAGAIPSFDADNEPEEWGVILDLLRAEAARNPGRWTKVLAGIRGVSEETTTGVHRLYEMQKAGTLAFPAINVNDSVTKSKFDNLYGCRHSIVDGLNRATDVMLAGKVAVVFGYGDVGKGCAHALRGQGARVVVVEIDPICALQAAMEGYQVARLEDVVETADIFITATGNKNIITVEHMGRMKDKAIIGNIGHFDNEIDMAGLKKVEGARRINIKPQYDEFVLPSGRSILILAEGRLLNLGCATGHPSFVMSASFTNQVLAQLELHQNGGSYERKVYTLPKKLDEEVARLHLEKLGVRLTELTPDQAAYIGVPVEGPYKPDHYRY, from the coding sequence ATGAGCACTCTGCTCGAGCCCACCGCGGCCGGCGTGTCGGCCGACCGTCCCGCCTTCAAGGTCGCCGACCTCTCGCTCGCCGCGTGGGGCCGCAACGAGATCCGCCTCGCCGAGCAGGAGATGCCCGGCCTCATGGCGCTGCGCGCGCGCTACGCGGCGTCGCAGCCGCTGAAGGGCGCGAAGATCATGGGCTCGCTGCACATGACCGTGCAGACGGCCGTCCTCATCGAGACGCTGGTGGCCCTCGGCGCCGACGTGCGCTGGGTGAGCTGCAACATCTTCAGCACGCAGGACCACGCCGCCGCCGCCGTGGCGGTGGGCCCGAACGGCACCGTGGACGCGCCGAACGGCACGCCCGTGTTCGCGTGGAAGGGCGAGACGCTCGAGGAGTACTGGTGGTGCACCGAGCAGGCGCTGATGTGGCCCGACGGCACCGGCCCGAACCTCCTGCTGGATGACGGCGGCGACGCGACGCTGCTCGTGCACAAGGGCGCGGAGTACGAGAAGGCGGGCGCGATCCCGTCGTTCGACGCCGACAACGAGCCCGAGGAGTGGGGCGTCATCCTCGACCTGCTGCGCGCCGAGGCGGCGAGGAACCCGGGCCGCTGGACGAAGGTGCTGGCCGGCATCCGCGGCGTGTCCGAGGAGACGACGACGGGCGTGCACCGCCTGTACGAGATGCAGAAGGCCGGCACGCTCGCGTTCCCGGCGATCAACGTCAACGACTCGGTCACGAAGTCGAAGTTCGACAACCTGTACGGCTGCCGCCACTCGATCGTCGACGGGCTCAATCGCGCGACGGACGTGATGCTCGCCGGCAAGGTCGCGGTGGTGTTCGGCTACGGCGACGTGGGCAAGGGCTGCGCGCACGCGCTGCGCGGCCAGGGCGCGCGCGTCGTCGTCGTCGAGATCGATCCGATCTGCGCGCTGCAGGCGGCGATGGAGGGCTACCAGGTCGCGCGCCTGGAGGACGTGGTCGAGACGGCGGACATCTTCATCACGGCGACGGGGAACAAGAACATCATCACCGTCGAGCACATGGGCCGGATGAAGGACAAGGCCATCATCGGCAACATCGGCCACTTCGACAACGAGATCGACATGGCCGGCCTGAAGAAGGTCGAGGGCGCGCGCCGCATCAACATCAAGCCGCAGTACGACGAGTTCGTGCTGCCGAGCGGCCGCTCGATCCTGATCCTGGCCGAGGGGCGCCTGCTCAACCTCGGCTGCGCGACCGGCCACCCGAGCTTCGTGATGTCGGCCAGCTTCACCAACCAGGTGCTCGCGCAGCTGGAGCTGCACCAGAACGGCGGCTCGTACGAGCGGAAGGTGTACACGCTCCCCAAGAAGCTCGACGAGGAGGTCGCGCGCCTGCACCTCGAGAAGCTCGGCGTGCGCCTCACCGAGCTGACCCCCGACCAGGCGGCCTACATCGGCGTGCCGGTCGAGGGCCCGTACAAGCCCGACCACTACCGCTATTGA
- the metK gene encoding methionine adenosyltransferase: protein MSTRLFTSESVTEGHPDKIADQISDAVLDALLSKEPTARVACETLVTTGVAVIAGEITTNQWVDLQELVRSTIKEIGYNDATFGFDSHTCGVINMIGKQSLDISQGVDTGGAGDQGMMFGYATDETPELMPLPIVLAHALTRRLSELRKNGTLAWLRPDGKAQVSVRYEHDRPVAVETVVVSTQHSADVDNDTIHREIKAQVINPVIAQYGLPVEGITYHINPTGRFVVGGPMGDAGLTGRKIIVDTYGGMGRHGGGAFSGKDPSKVDRSAAYAARWVAKNVVKAGLAKRCEVQLAYAIGVAEPVSILVDTFGTGRLPDAAIEQAVKDTFKLTPKAIIEALELRTPIFGETAKYGHFGRTPGKVTVAGRTYDTFTWERTDKADALREAAEKAAGETASSGAKVLAGAA, encoded by the coding sequence GTGAGCACGCGCCTCTTCACCTCGGAGTCCGTCACCGAGGGTCATCCGGACAAGATCGCCGACCAGATCTCCGACGCCGTCCTCGACGCGCTCCTCTCCAAGGAGCCGACGGCCCGCGTCGCCTGCGAGACGCTGGTCACCACCGGCGTCGCCGTCATCGCCGGCGAGATCACGACCAACCAGTGGGTGGACCTGCAGGAGCTCGTGCGCAGCACGATCAAGGAGATCGGCTACAACGACGCGACGTTCGGCTTCGACAGCCACACGTGCGGCGTGATCAACATGATCGGCAAGCAGTCGCTCGACATCTCGCAGGGCGTGGACACCGGCGGCGCCGGCGACCAGGGCATGATGTTCGGCTACGCCACGGACGAGACGCCCGAGCTGATGCCGCTCCCGATCGTGCTGGCGCACGCGCTCACGCGTCGCCTCTCGGAGCTGCGCAAGAACGGCACGCTCGCGTGGCTGCGCCCGGACGGCAAGGCGCAGGTCAGCGTGCGCTACGAGCACGACCGCCCGGTCGCGGTCGAGACGGTCGTCGTCTCGACGCAGCACTCGGCCGACGTCGACAACGACACGATCCACCGCGAGATCAAGGCGCAGGTCATCAACCCGGTGATCGCGCAGTACGGGCTGCCGGTCGAGGGCATCACGTACCACATCAACCCGACGGGCCGCTTCGTGGTCGGCGGGCCGATGGGCGACGCGGGGCTGACGGGCCGCAAGATCATCGTCGACACCTACGGCGGCATGGGCCGTCACGGCGGCGGCGCGTTCTCGGGCAAGGATCCGTCGAAGGTCGACCGCTCGGCCGCCTACGCGGCGCGCTGGGTGGCCAAGAACGTCGTGAAGGCCGGCCTCGCGAAGCGCTGCGAGGTGCAGCTGGCGTACGCCATCGGCGTCGCGGAGCCGGTGTCGATCCTCGTCGACACGTTCGGCACGGGCCGCCTGCCCGACGCGGCGATCGAGCAGGCCGTGAAGGACACGTTCAAGCTGACGCCGAAGGCGATCATCGAGGCGCTCGAGCTGCGCACGCCGATCTTCGGCGAGACGGCGAAGTACGGGCACTTCGGCCGCACGCCGGGCAAGGTGACGGTGGCGGGCCGGACGTACGACACCTTCACGTGGGAGCGCACCGACAAGGCCGACGCGCTGCGCGAGGCGGCCGAGAAGGCCGCCGGCGAGACGGCGTCGTCGGGCGCGAAGGTGCTGGCCGGCGCGGCCTGA
- a CDS encoding bifunctional nuclease family protein, with translation MVEVVVSRLGLDSTTNTYVVILQEKGGARLLPIWIGQPEAEAIVMQMNNVKRERPLTHDLCKSLILGLGGTLRRVQITKVQQRTYFAELHLAGPGGAVQVDARPSDSIAIALRLQAPIFAQESLLTTMEVDEDETPGTYASPPATPPAASTTPDRDELSAEQLKAYLENLRPEDFGKFNL, from the coding sequence ATGGTCGAAGTGGTCGTGTCCCGACTCGGCCTCGACAGCACGACGAACACCTACGTCGTCATCCTGCAGGAGAAGGGTGGCGCGCGCCTGCTGCCGATCTGGATCGGGCAGCCCGAGGCGGAGGCGATCGTCATGCAGATGAACAACGTCAAGCGCGAGCGGCCGCTCACGCACGACCTCTGCAAGTCGCTCATCCTCGGGCTGGGCGGGACGCTGCGTCGCGTGCAGATCACGAAGGTGCAGCAGCGCACGTACTTCGCCGAGCTGCACCTGGCGGGTCCCGGCGGTGCGGTGCAGGTGGACGCGCGGCCGTCGGACTCGATCGCGATCGCGCTCCGGCTGCAGGCGCCGATCTTCGCGCAGGAGTCGCTGCTGACGACGATGGAGGTCGACGAGGACGAGACGCCGGGCACGTACGCGTCGCCGCCCGCGACGCCGCCGGCCGCCTCCACCACGCCGGACCGCGACGAGCTGAGCGCCGAGCAGCTGAAGGCGTACCTCGAGAATCTGCGGCCCGAGGACTTCGGGAAGTTCAACCTCTGA
- a CDS encoding ABC transporter substrate-binding protein, giving the protein MHPSHPFLARALVAASLLAACDRAATPRAAGDTAMAVAATAVAATAADSIVRDDYGDTVRVGARPRRIVSLNPATTEILFAIGAGDRLVGRSRWDGWPAEAQRVPAVGDGIRPNLEATLAARPDLVLLYAGAENRDAARALRAAGIATAAIKVDRLDDFRRATRLLGRLTGDTARARTVVDSVDATLERVRRVVAGRPRPRVVWPMFGRPLLAVGGGSFQHEVLTIAGGDNVFGDDPKPAVQVSREEVLRRGADAMLVGPTRDAEVRADPAWRSLAAVRDGRVLVVDTAVVYRPAVRLGEAAVNLARLLHPEVADSLAPVGAAPRP; this is encoded by the coding sequence GTGCATCCATCCCACCCATTCCTCGCGCGCGCGCTCGTCGCCGCGTCGCTCCTCGCGGCCTGCGACCGTGCGGCCACGCCGCGCGCGGCGGGCGACACCGCGATGGCCGTCGCCGCGACGGCCGTCGCGGCGACGGCCGCCGACTCGATCGTCCGCGACGACTACGGCGACACGGTCCGCGTGGGCGCGCGCCCACGGCGCATCGTCTCGCTGAACCCCGCGACGACCGAGATTCTGTTCGCGATCGGCGCCGGCGACCGCCTCGTCGGGCGCTCGCGCTGGGACGGCTGGCCGGCCGAGGCCCAGCGCGTGCCGGCCGTGGGCGACGGCATCCGCCCGAACCTCGAGGCGACGCTCGCCGCGCGCCCCGATCTCGTGCTCCTGTACGCGGGCGCGGAGAACCGCGACGCGGCGCGCGCGCTGCGCGCGGCGGGCATCGCGACGGCGGCCATCAAGGTCGATCGCCTCGACGACTTCCGGCGCGCGACGCGGCTGCTCGGCCGCTTGACGGGCGACACGGCGCGCGCGCGCACCGTCGTCGACTCGGTCGATGCGACGCTCGAGCGCGTGCGGCGCGTCGTCGCGGGGCGTCCGCGTCCGCGCGTGGTCTGGCCGATGTTCGGACGCCCGCTACTCGCCGTCGGCGGCGGCAGCTTCCAGCACGAGGTGCTCACCATCGCCGGCGGCGACAACGTCTTCGGCGACGATCCGAAGCCGGCCGTGCAGGTCTCGCGCGAGGAGGTGCTGCGCCGCGGCGCGGACGCGATGCTCGTCGGTCCCACGCGCGACGCCGAGGTGCGCGCCGACCCGGCGTGGCGTTCGCTGGCCGCGGTGCGCGACGGCCGCGTGCTCGTCGTCGACACGGCGGTCGTGTATCGCCCGGCGGTGCGACTCGGCGAGGCGGCGGTGAACCTTGCGCGCCTGCTGCATCCCGAGGTCGCGGACTCGCTCGCGCCGGTCGGCGCCGCGCCGCGCCCCTGA
- a CDS encoding FecCD family ABC transporter permease, which yields MPRSRWALAGVALLVVAFVGILVGSVALTPAAVWQAVRGTGDPMAVTIVRDLRVPRVALAALVGAALGTSGGALQGALRNALAEPYLLGVSGGAAVGAVLTFAFGVTDPILVPLGAFVGAGAASALVLGIARVSGGRADPRLLVMGGVVVGAFANAIVMVALANASADTIRDALWWMMGSVADARWRQVAVLALYVVLAGGALLRWARDLDALALGEEAAAALGVEVDRVGPRVFLAASLLAAASVASAGLVGFVGLVVPHLARALGARAHRPLLAASALFGATLVVAADVAARTARPPSELPLGAVTALVGVPFFLWRLARSAS from the coding sequence ATGCCGCGTTCGCGCTGGGCGCTCGCCGGGGTCGCGCTGCTGGTGGTCGCGTTCGTGGGCATCCTCGTCGGCTCGGTCGCCCTCACGCCCGCTGCCGTCTGGCAGGCGGTGCGCGGCACCGGCGACCCGATGGCCGTCACGATCGTGCGCGACCTGCGCGTGCCGCGCGTGGCGCTCGCCGCGCTCGTGGGCGCGGCGCTCGGCACCTCGGGCGGCGCGCTGCAGGGCGCGCTCCGCAACGCGCTCGCGGAGCCCTACCTGCTCGGCGTCTCGGGCGGTGCGGCGGTGGGCGCGGTGCTCACGTTCGCGTTCGGCGTCACCGATCCGATCCTCGTCCCCCTCGGCGCTTTCGTGGGCGCGGGAGCGGCCAGCGCCCTCGTGCTGGGCATCGCGCGCGTCAGCGGCGGGCGTGCGGATCCGCGGCTGCTCGTGATGGGCGGCGTCGTCGTCGGCGCGTTCGCGAACGCGATCGTCATGGTCGCGCTGGCCAACGCCTCCGCCGACACCATCCGCGACGCGCTCTGGTGGATGATGGGCTCCGTCGCCGATGCGCGTTGGCGGCAGGTCGCGGTGCTCGCGCTCTACGTGGTGCTCGCGGGCGGCGCGCTGCTGCGCTGGGCGCGCGACCTGGACGCGCTGGCGCTGGGGGAGGAGGCGGCCGCCGCCCTCGGCGTGGAGGTCGATCGCGTGGGGCCGCGCGTCTTCCTCGCCGCGTCGCTGCTGGCCGCGGCCAGCGTGGCGTCCGCGGGCCTCGTGGGCTTCGTCGGGCTCGTCGTCCCGCACCTCGCGCGCGCGCTCGGCGCCCGCGCGCACCGGCCGCTGCTGGCCGCGTCGGCGCTGTTCGGCGCGACGCTGGTGGTCGCCGCCGACGTGGCCGCGCGCACCGCGCGCCCGCCGTCCGAGCTTCCGCTCGGCGCCGTGACGGCGCTCGTGGGCGTGCCCTTCTTCCTCTGGCGGCTCGCGAGGTCCGCGTCGTGA
- a CDS encoding ABC transporter ATP-binding protein: protein MSAPALRFEDVRVRYPRTERPALDGVSLDAPAGRVTAVVGPNGSGKSTLVRALLGRAPLTGGRVLVGGVDARSLSARDRARAVAVVPQREEPAFPLEVREYVALGRMPHGSRWGGPSRRDAEAVERALHDAGIEAFAARMTDALSGGEWQRVRLARALAQDAGTLVLDEPTTFLDVAHEMALFELADRAARDGRAVLLVSHTLNLVARFAAHVVLLHHGRVAAAGTPDAVMDGPTLERVYEWPLVVTRDPAVGAPALVPLRGWRRAR from the coding sequence GTGAGCGCGCCCGCGCTGCGCTTCGAGGACGTGCGCGTGCGCTATCCGCGCACGGAGCGGCCCGCGCTCGATGGCGTGTCGCTCGACGCGCCGGCCGGACGCGTCACGGCCGTCGTCGGTCCGAACGGCAGCGGCAAGAGCACGCTCGTGCGCGCGCTGCTCGGACGGGCGCCACTGACGGGTGGGCGCGTGCTCGTCGGAGGCGTCGACGCGCGCTCGCTCTCCGCGCGCGACCGGGCGCGCGCCGTGGCCGTGGTGCCGCAGCGCGAGGAGCCGGCGTTCCCGCTGGAGGTGCGCGAGTACGTCGCGCTCGGTCGCATGCCGCACGGCAGCCGCTGGGGTGGCCCGTCGCGCCGCGACGCGGAGGCGGTGGAGCGCGCGCTCCACGATGCCGGCATCGAGGCCTTCGCCGCTCGGATGACCGACGCGCTCTCCGGCGGCGAGTGGCAGCGCGTGCGGCTCGCGCGTGCGCTGGCGCAGGACGCCGGCACCCTCGTCCTCGACGAGCCCACCACCTTTCTCGATGTCGCGCACGAGATGGCGCTATTCGAGCTCGCCGACCGCGCCGCGCGCGATGGCCGGGCGGTGCTGCTCGTGAGCCACACGCTGAACCTCGTCGCGCGCTTCGCTGCGCACGTCGTGCTGCTGCACCACGGGCGCGTCGCCGCGGCCGGCACGCCGGACGCCGTCATGGACGGCCCGACGCTCGAGCGCGTGTACGAGTGGCCGCTCGTCGTCACGCGCGACCCGGCGGTCGGCGCGCCGGCCCTCGTCCCGCTGCGCGGCTGGCGCCGCGCGCGATGA